One Pseudomonas brassicacearum genomic region harbors:
- a CDS encoding M18 family aminopeptidase: protein MRAELNQGLIDFLKASPTPFHATASLAQRLEAAGYQRLDERETWTTEANGRYYVTRNDSSIIAFKLGRNAPLHDGIRLVGAHTDSPCLRVKPQPELQRHGFWQLGVEVYGGALLAPWFDRDLSLAGRVTFRRDGKVESQLIDFKAPIATIPNLAIHLNREANQGWAINPQNELPPILAQFAGDERVDFRAVLTDQLAREHGLNADVVLDYELSFYDTQSAAIIGLHGDFIAGARLDNLLSCYAGLQALLNADTEETCVLVCNDHEEVGSCSACGADGPMLEQTLRRLLPEGEEFVRTIQKSLLVSADNAHGVHPNYADKHDANHGPKLNAGPVIKVNSNQRYATNSETAGFFRHLCMAEEVPVQSFVVRSDMGCGSTIGPITASQLGVRTVDIGLPTFAMHSIRELCGSHDLAHLVKVLSAFYACRELP, encoded by the coding sequence ATGCGCGCAGAGTTGAACCAAGGCCTGATCGATTTCCTCAAGGCCTCCCCCACCCCATTCCATGCCACCGCCAGCCTTGCCCAGCGCCTGGAAGCGGCAGGTTATCAGCGCCTTGACGAACGCGAGACCTGGACCACCGAGGCCAACGGCCGGTATTACGTCACGCGCAACGACTCCTCGATCATCGCCTTCAAGCTGGGCCGCAACGCACCGCTGCACGATGGCATCCGCCTGGTCGGCGCCCACACCGACAGCCCCTGCCTGCGGGTCAAGCCCCAGCCGGAACTGCAACGCCACGGTTTCTGGCAACTGGGCGTGGAAGTCTACGGCGGCGCATTGCTGGCACCGTGGTTCGACCGCGACCTGTCCCTCGCCGGCCGCGTGACCTTCCGTCGTGACGGCAAGGTCGAGAGCCAGTTGATCGATTTCAAGGCCCCCATCGCCACGATTCCGAACCTGGCCATCCACCTCAATCGCGAAGCCAACCAGGGCTGGGCCATCAACCCGCAGAATGAACTGCCCCCGATCCTTGCCCAGTTCGCCGGTGACGAACGCGTCGACTTTCGCGCCGTACTCACCGATCAACTGGCCCGCGAACACGGCCTGAACGCCGACGTGGTGCTCGACTACGAGCTGAGCTTCTACGATACCCAAAGCGCCGCGATCATTGGCTTGCATGGCGACTTCATTGCCGGTGCGCGCCTGGACAACCTGCTGTCGTGCTATGCCGGCCTGCAAGCCTTGCTGAATGCCGACACTGAAGAAACCTGCGTGCTGGTGTGCAACGATCACGAGGAAGTCGGCTCTTGCTCAGCCTGCGGTGCCGACGGCCCGATGCTTGAACAGACCTTGCGGCGTCTGCTACCGGAAGGGGAAGAGTTCGTACGGACCATCCAGAAATCCCTGCTGGTCTCTGCCGATAATGCCCACGGCGTGCACCCCAACTATGCTGACAAACACGACGCCAACCACGGCCCCAAACTCAACGCCGGGCCGGTGATCAAGGTCAACAGCAACCAGCGCTACGCCACCAACAGCGAGACCGCCGGGTTCTTCCGTCACCTGTGCATGGCCGAAGAAGTCCCGGTGCAGAGCTTCGTGGTACGCAGCGACATGGGCTGCGGCTCGACCATCGGCCCCATCACCGCCAGCCAGCTGGGCGTGCGCACCGTGGACATCGGCCTGCCGACCTTCGCCATGCACTCGATCCGCGAGTTGTGCGGCAGCCATGACCTCGCGCATTTGGTGAAGGTGTTGAGTGCGTTTTATGCCTGTCGTGAGTTGCCTTAG
- the minE gene encoding cell division topological specificity factor MinE: MNLFDFFRANKKPSTASVAKERLQIIVAHERGQRSTPDYLPALQKELVEVIRKYVNIGSDDVHVALESQGSCSILELNITLPDR; the protein is encoded by the coding sequence ATGAACCTTTTTGACTTCTTTCGTGCCAACAAGAAGCCCAGTACCGCCTCGGTCGCGAAAGAGCGTCTACAGATCATCGTGGCGCACGAACGCGGCCAACGCAGTACCCCTGACTACCTGCCAGCCTTGCAGAAGGAATTGGTGGAAGTGATCCGCAAGTACGTCAACATCGGTAGCGATGACGTGCATGTGGCGCTGGAAAGCCAGGGCAGCTGCTCGATTCTGGAACTCAATATCACCCTGCCGGATCGCTGA
- a CDS encoding UTRA domain-containing protein yields MRIETTKAVTTIGQVLQEQLDHGLLAPGSKLPAERKLSELFGTTRITVREALLQLEAQGQIYREERRGWFVSPPRLAYNLMQRSHFHAMVAAQGRVPSTQVISARLQPASAAVCAWLQLPALSSVIQICRARRIDERLVLYVEHYLNPQYFPDILEFDLNQSMTELYARHYDLHYGRVKFEIVPTSLQPEAAAALKVSVGSPGLRIARVNYDQHQRLIDCDLEFWRHDAIHVGVDVPEQPPAP; encoded by the coding sequence ATGCGCATCGAGACAACCAAGGCGGTGACAACCATTGGGCAGGTCCTGCAAGAGCAGCTCGACCATGGGTTGCTGGCGCCGGGCAGCAAGTTGCCGGCCGAACGCAAGCTCAGTGAGTTGTTCGGAACCACCCGGATTACCGTGCGTGAGGCGTTGTTGCAGCTCGAAGCCCAGGGGCAGATCTATCGGGAGGAACGCCGGGGCTGGTTCGTTTCGCCACCACGCCTGGCCTATAACCTGATGCAGCGCAGCCATTTTCACGCCATGGTCGCGGCGCAGGGGCGGGTGCCTTCTACCCAAGTGATCTCGGCGCGCCTGCAACCTGCCTCGGCGGCGGTGTGTGCCTGGTTGCAACTGCCGGCGCTGTCCAGCGTGATCCAGATCTGTCGCGCGCGGCGCATCGATGAGCGTCTGGTGCTGTACGTCGAGCACTACCTGAACCCGCAGTACTTTCCGGACATCCTCGAGTTCGACCTCAACCAATCCATGACCGAGCTGTATGCTCGCCACTACGACTTGCACTATGGCCGGGTGAAATTCGAGATCGTGCCCACGTCTCTCCAGCCGGAAGCCGCGGCGGCGCTGAAGGTCTCGGTGGGCAGCCCGGGGCTGCGGATTGCACGGGTCAACTATGACCAGCATCAGCGGCTGATCGACTGTGACCTGGAGTTCTGGCGACACGATGCGATTCACGTCGGGGTGGACGTGCCCGAGCAACCGCCCGCCCCTTGA
- a CDS encoding RluA family pseudouridine synthase has translation MPLSNIRIIHQDAAVLVVDKPTLLLSVPGRADDNKDCLITRLQENGYPEARIVHRLDWETSGIILLARDPDTHRELSRQFHDRETEKAYTALCWGQPALDSGSIDLPLRYDPPTKPRHVVDHEHGKHALTFWRVLERCGDWCRVELTPITGRSHQLRVHMLSIGHPLLGDGLYAHPQALAAWPRLCLHASMLSFTHPQSGERLRFECPAPF, from the coding sequence ATGCCCCTCTCCAATATCCGCATCATCCATCAGGACGCCGCCGTCCTGGTGGTCGACAAGCCGACCCTGCTGCTGTCCGTGCCCGGCCGGGCCGACGACAACAAAGACTGCCTGATCACCCGCCTGCAGGAAAACGGCTATCCGGAAGCACGAATCGTGCACCGACTGGACTGGGAAACCTCCGGCATTATCCTGCTGGCCCGTGACCCGGACACGCATCGCGAACTGTCTCGGCAGTTTCATGATCGAGAAACCGAAAAGGCCTACACGGCGTTGTGCTGGGGCCAGCCGGCGCTGGACAGCGGCAGCATCGACCTGCCCCTGCGCTACGACCCGCCGACCAAACCTCGCCACGTGGTGGACCACGAACACGGCAAACACGCCCTGACCTTCTGGCGGGTGCTGGAGCGTTGCGGCGATTGGTGCCGTGTCGAACTGACGCCAATCACCGGGCGCTCGCACCAGTTGCGCGTACACATGTTGTCCATCGGTCACCCGCTGCTGGGCGACGGGCTTTACGCCCATCCGCAGGCCCTCGCCGCCTGGCCACGCCTGTGCCTGCACGCCAGCATGCTGAGCTTCACCCATCCGCAAAGCGGCGAGCGCCTGCGCTTCGAGTGCCCGGCACCGTTCTGA
- a CDS encoding ABC transporter substrate-binding protein produces MKQLFLASLLGSTIAMCTAAMAADTDLKTLEAAAKAEGAVNSVGMPDDWANWKGTWDDLAKLYGLKHMDTDMSSAQEIAKFAAEKDNASADIGDVGAAFGPIAVKQGVVQPYKPSTWDQVPAWAKDKDGNWALAYTGTIAFIVNKKLLHGSEVPTKWADLKTGKYKVSIGDVSTAAQAANGVLAAALANGGDEKNLQPALLMFAEIAKQGRISMANPTIATMEKGEVEVGVVWDFNGLSYKAKMANPDDYVVLIPSDGSVISGYTTIINKYAKHPNAAKLAREYIFSDAGQINLAKGNARPIRAEHLTLPEEVKAKLLPNEQYKGVTPIKDADAWEKTSKALPQKWQEEVIINMQ; encoded by the coding sequence ATGAAACAGCTTTTCCTGGCATCACTGTTAGGCTCGACCATTGCCATGTGCACCGCCGCCATGGCCGCTGACACCGATCTGAAAACGTTGGAAGCCGCTGCGAAAGCGGAAGGCGCCGTGAACAGCGTCGGCATGCCCGATGACTGGGCAAACTGGAAAGGCACCTGGGACGACCTGGCCAAGCTCTACGGCTTGAAGCACATGGACACCGACATGAGCTCGGCCCAGGAAATCGCCAAGTTCGCCGCCGAGAAAGACAACGCCAGCGCCGACATCGGCGACGTCGGCGCGGCCTTCGGCCCAATCGCGGTCAAGCAGGGCGTGGTGCAACCCTACAAGCCAAGCACCTGGGACCAAGTGCCTGCCTGGGCCAAGGATAAGGACGGTAACTGGGCGCTGGCCTACACCGGCACCATCGCGTTCATCGTCAACAAGAAGCTGCTGCACGGCTCCGAAGTACCGACCAAATGGGCTGACCTGAAAACCGGCAAGTACAAAGTCTCCATTGGTGACGTGAGCACCGCGGCCCAGGCCGCCAACGGCGTGCTGGCAGCCGCCCTGGCCAACGGCGGCGACGAGAAGAACCTGCAACCGGCCCTGTTGATGTTCGCCGAAATTGCCAAGCAAGGGCGCATCTCCATGGCCAACCCGACCATCGCCACGATGGAAAAAGGTGAAGTCGAAGTCGGCGTGGTCTGGGATTTCAACGGCCTGAGCTACAAGGCCAAGATGGCCAACCCGGATGATTACGTCGTGCTGATTCCGTCCGACGGCTCGGTGATCTCCGGCTATACCACCATCATCAACAAATACGCCAAGCACCCGAACGCCGCCAAGCTGGCCCGTGAGTACATCTTCAGCGACGCCGGCCAGATCAACCTGGCCAAGGGCAACGCCCGGCCGATCCGCGCCGAGCACCTGACACTGCCGGAAGAGGTCAAGGCCAAGCTGCTGCCAAACGAGCAGTACAAAGGCGTGACCCCGATCAAAGATGCGGATGCGTGGGAGAAGACTTCCAAGGCACTGCCACAGAAATGGCAGGAAGAAGTGATCATCAATATGCAGTGA